One genomic region from Cetobacterium ceti encodes:
- a CDS encoding ABC transporter substrate-binding protein has protein sequence MKIIIIFFLIVINSFSNNIIIAQEGEIRTIDPHKANDGFSLRTARILHKRLFEHDKDLRVVSGLCDTYKRLNENTVEFKLKDNLYFTNGEDLKIEDIIFSFERMKKFPQIKFILPPIKEIKKIDEKNFQIITKYPFAPLISHLTHPSMSIISKNSKDDNIIGMGPYIFKEWIPGEKVILENPIENKKLIIKTISNPESRSIMLETGEVDVTFGLSPMDEKIIEKNKNLKLLRKKSISYTYLGFNMKNKIFQDKNIRLGINYAINKKLLIEGGLNGQGELPKKYLKENLEKSKNLLKNIKDKEFTLAVITGGNDIRIGEIIQGFLKEVGINIKILVLEPGAYWSGINNGKYHMFLGSWASATGDRDYELYPTHHSKNFGIGGNRTFYENKEVDILLEKGRNEFDQKEREKIYEKIDNIIFEDSVEIKLFYKILNGGSQKNIKGLELYPIPIHNYLFLRNQSFDSPRD, from the coding sequence ATGAAAATAATTATAATTTTTTTTCTAATTGTTATAAATAGTTTTTCAAATAATATAATAATTGCTCAAGAGGGGGAAATAAGAACGATAGATCCTCATAAAGCTAATGATGGTTTTTCTTTAAGAACCGCTCGTATACTTCATAAAAGGCTTTTTGAGCACGATAAAGACTTAAGGGTAGTATCAGGTCTATGTGATACATATAAACGATTAAATGAGAACACTGTGGAGTTTAAATTAAAAGATAATCTTTATTTTACAAATGGAGAAGATTTAAAAATTGAAGATATAATTTTTTCTTTTGAGAGAATGAAAAAATTTCCTCAAATAAAATTTATTTTACCACCTATAAAAGAGATAAAGAAAATAGATGAAAAAAATTTTCAAATAATAACAAAATATCCCTTTGCACCCCTTATATCTCATTTGACCCATCCTTCTATGAGTATTATTAGTAAAAATTCTAAAGATGATAATATAATTGGAATGGGGCCATATATTTTTAAGGAGTGGATTCCAGGAGAAAAAGTTATTTTAGAAAATCCCATTGAAAATAAAAAATTAATTATAAAAACAATTTCTAATCCAGAAAGTAGAAGTATTATGCTAGAAACTGGGGAAGTAGATGTAACCTTTGGACTATCTCCTATGGATGAAAAAATAATAGAAAAAAATAAAAATTTAAAATTATTAAGAAAAAAATCTATTTCATACACATATTTAGGATTTAATATGAAAAATAAAATTTTTCAGGATAAAAATATAAGATTAGGAATAAATTATGCCATTAATAAAAAACTTTTAATAGAGGGAGGGTTAAATGGTCAAGGAGAACTTCCTAAAAAATATTTGAAAGAAAATTTAGAAAAATCTAAGAATCTATTAAAAAATATAAAAGATAAGGAATTTACTTTGGCTGTTATAACAGGAGGAAATGATATTAGAATAGGGGAAATTATCCAGGGGTTTTTAAAGGAAGTTGGGATTAATATAAAAATTTTAGTTTTAGAGCCAGGAGCTTATTGGAGCGGAATAAATAATGGAAAATATCACATGTTTTTAGGATCTTGGGCTTCAGCTACAGGGGATAGAGACTATGAATTATATCCAACCCATCACAGCAAAAATTTTGGAATAGGGGGCAATAGAACTTTTTATGAAAATAAAGAGGTGGATATTTTATTAGAAAAAGGACGAAATGAGTTTGACCAAAAAGAAAGAGAAAAAATTTATGAGAAGATAGATAATATTATTTTTGAAGATTCTGTAGAGATAAAACTTTTTTATAAGATTTTAAATGGAGGAAGTCAAAAAAATATAAAGGGATTAGAATTATATCCAATCCCAATACATAATTATTTATTTCTTAGAAATCAATCCTTTGACTCCCCCAGAGATTAA
- the mprF gene encoding bifunctional lysylphosphatidylglycerol flippase/synthetase MprF — protein MTEKNKKILDFLKIALEVFIFAFAIFFIHKELKRYSIEDLQKSIHSIPNWAFIGIILLTIIDYIVLTGFDLLAFDHEKYKFSKLKTMFTSFISFSFSNSIGLSGLTASGIRVNLYSAWEVPYKTIINVTIFCYVTYWLGLLWVGGIFLSFLPVNLLNINLPKFLPISTTIPVGILLLLGAGGFSIYHYKKYNGTLLIYLERIVLALCDWVAISLILYLALYSDKNIDFFHFLSIFIIAQILGVISNVPGGIGVFDLTCITLLQNFYPVDKVIGALLIYRVVYFFFPLLVGFVTFTLYHLMKNKVKISNKSFEARKYIFSLFPTGLSFFIFIGGALLIFSGAIPPSVKNLDLVKEFFPLSTIQISHFIGSVIGTILLILAYGVKRRLDISYYLTIIFLILGIFVSLIKDFDFKAAIGLFIILLGTLPSKEYFYRKSSIFSERISKSWMLLVGITIFLGMYIGFLTHKNDLTLRAMFLDFNLYQETPKFLRATLGTFLVLFTFILIRILKPAKIENLDEDENLKEDIENCLNISSDTTGYLVYLDDKEVLFEPDKKSFVMFGKSGNSFIAMGDPIGDKNSFGDSIWAFYNYCKSHHMQTVFYEISKENLNYYLDIGLSFLKIGECAKVILKDFTLEGSKAKKLRYTHSKFTKEGFTFELISKDNISSILQEIKEISDEWLKDKSAKEKGFSLGKFTEEYISNFPIGVIKKEGKIYAFSNLLMASDKSEITLDLMRYRTEAPSGTMEFCFICMLLAGKEMGFEKFNLGMAPLSGIEKNTASFWNKLENLLFAYGKKFYNFQGLRAFKEKFNPEWEPKYIAYSGPFNLPKIITDITLLISGGVKGLISKK, from the coding sequence ATGACTGAAAAAAATAAGAAAATATTAGACTTTTTAAAAATTGCTTTGGAGGTATTTATTTTTGCCTTTGCAATTTTCTTTATACATAAAGAGCTGAAAAGATATTCTATAGAAGACTTACAAAAATCTATTCATTCCATTCCTAATTGGGCTTTTATAGGAATTATTTTATTAACTATTATAGATTATATAGTTTTAACTGGATTTGATTTATTAGCTTTTGATCACGAAAAATATAAATTCTCTAAATTAAAAACTATGTTTACATCTTTTATAAGTTTTTCATTTTCAAATTCAATTGGATTATCTGGATTAACTGCCTCTGGAATAAGAGTAAATTTGTACTCTGCTTGGGAAGTTCCCTATAAAACTATTATCAATGTAACTATCTTTTGTTATGTAACTTATTGGCTAGGACTTTTATGGGTTGGAGGAATTTTTCTAAGTTTTTTACCTGTTAATCTTTTAAATATCAATCTGCCTAAATTTTTACCTATTTCAACAACTATTCCTGTGGGAATACTTCTTTTATTAGGTGCCGGTGGATTTTCAATTTATCATTATAAAAAATATAATGGAACTCTTTTAATATATTTAGAAAGAATTGTTCTTGCTCTTTGTGACTGGGTTGCCATAAGTTTAATTTTATATTTAGCTCTTTATTCAGATAAAAATATAGATTTTTTCCATTTTTTATCAATATTCATAATTGCTCAAATTTTAGGAGTTATAAGTAATGTTCCAGGAGGAATCGGAGTATTTGATTTAACCTGTATTACTCTTCTTCAGAATTTTTATCCTGTAGATAAGGTTATTGGAGCTCTTTTAATATATAGAGTTGTATATTTTTTCTTTCCACTCCTTGTGGGATTTGTTACTTTCACTTTATATCATTTAATGAAAAATAAAGTAAAAATTTCTAATAAAAGTTTTGAAGCAAGAAAATATATATTTTCTCTTTTTCCAACTGGATTATCTTTTTTTATTTTCATAGGTGGAGCTCTTTTAATTTTTTCAGGAGCTATTCCTCCTAGTGTAAAGAATTTAGATTTAGTTAAGGAATTTTTCCCACTTAGTACAATACAGATTTCTCATTTTATAGGAAGTGTTATTGGTACTATTTTACTTATTCTTGCCTATGGAGTTAAAAGAAGATTGGATATTTCCTATTATCTTACAATAATTTTTTTAATTTTAGGAATCTTCGTTTCTTTAATTAAAGATTTTGATTTTAAAGCAGCCATAGGATTATTTATAATTTTACTTGGAACTTTGCCATCTAAGGAATATTTTTATAGAAAATCCTCTATATTTTCTGAACGAATATCTAAATCTTGGATGTTATTAGTTGGAATAACTATTTTTCTTGGAATGTATATTGGGTTTTTAACTCATAAAAATGATTTAACTTTAAGAGCTATGTTTTTAGATTTTAATTTGTATCAAGAAACTCCTAAATTTCTAAGAGCAACTCTTGGAACTTTCTTAGTTCTTTTTACTTTTATTTTAATAAGAATTTTAAAACCTGCTAAAATTGAAAATTTAGATGAAGATGAAAATCTCAAAGAAGATATTGAAAATTGTTTAAATATTTCTTCTGATACAACTGGATATTTAGTTTATTTAGATGATAAGGAAGTTTTATTTGAACCTGATAAAAAATCCTTTGTCATGTTTGGAAAAAGTGGAAACTCCTTTATTGCAATGGGAGATCCTATTGGAGATAAAAATTCCTTTGGTGATTCTATTTGGGCCTTTTATAACTATTGTAAAAGTCATCATATGCAAACTGTCTTTTATGAAATAAGTAAAGAAAACTTAAATTACTATTTAGATATAGGATTAAGTTTTTTAAAAATAGGAGAGTGTGCTAAAGTAATTTTAAAAGATTTTACTTTAGAGGGAAGTAAAGCTAAAAAACTTCGTTATACCCATAGTAAATTTACTAAGGAGGGATTTACTTTTGAATTAATTTCTAAGGATAATATTTCTTCAATACTTCAAGAAATAAAAGAAATTTCTGATGAATGGTTAAAAGATAAAAGTGCAAAGGAAAAAGGGTTCTCTTTAGGAAAATTTACAGAGGAATATATTTCTAATTTCCCCATTGGGGTTATAAAAAAAGAAGGAAAAATCTATGCTTTTTCTAATCTTTTAATGGCTTCAGATAAAAGTGAAATAACTTTAGACCTAATGAGATACAGAACAGAAGCTCCTAGTGGAACTATGGAATTTTGCTTTATATGTATGCTCCTAGCAGGTAAGGAAATGGGATTTGAAAAATTTAATTTAGGAATGGCTCCCCTTTCTGGAATAGAAAAAAATACAGCCTCTTTCTGGAATAAACTAGAAAATCTTTTATTTGCCTATGGAAAGAAATTCTACAACTTCCAAGGATTAAGAGCCTTTAAAGAAAAGTTTAATCCAGAATGGGAACCAAAATATATTGCATATTCTGGTCCCTTTAATCTTCCTAAAATTATAACTGATATAACTCTTTTAATCTCTGGGGGAGTCAAAGGATTGATTTCTAAGAAATAA
- a CDS encoding HdeD family acid-resistance protein translates to MKKDYVDLNNSLKVLWKYHILFGILFVLLGGGAIIKPNFFSISIIYVIGWFILFLGIGNIYYGLSGKDNPSLHWGTILFQGFLEIFSGILILFNPFYSIYFVVLYFGIFLLFRGCILIFGKSFSLVEVSYLNGIRSLIIVNGILDILFGILSILAPFFIETLIIYILAFYCFLGGLLLIIFGFQIKNTFLHINKKN, encoded by the coding sequence ATGAAAAAAGATTATGTTGATTTAAATAACTCCTTAAAAGTTTTATGGAAATATCATATTCTTTTTGGAATTTTATTTGTTTTACTAGGTGGAGGAGCAATTATTAAACCTAATTTCTTCTCCATTTCTATTATTTATGTAATAGGTTGGTTTATTTTATTTTTAGGAATAGGAAATATTTATTATGGCCTTTCAGGAAAAGATAATCCTTCTTTACATTGGGGGACTATTTTATTTCAGGGTTTTTTAGAAATATTTTCTGGAATACTTATTTTATTTAATCCATTTTACAGTATTTATTTTGTAGTTTTATATTTTGGAATATTTTTATTGTTTCGAGGATGTATTTTAATTTTTGGAAAAAGTTTTTCTCTAGTAGAGGTTTCCTATTTAAATGGAATCCGTTCTCTTATTATTGTAAATGGAATTTTAGATATTTTATTTGGGATTTTATCAATATTAGCTCCATTTTTCATTGAAACTTTAATTATTTATATTTTAGCCTTTTATTGTTTTTTAGGAGGATTACTTTTAATTATATTTGGTTTCCAAATAAAAAATACTTTTTTACATATAAATAAAAAAAATTGA
- a CDS encoding FAD-dependent oxidoreductase: MIYDVLIIGAGIIGKMVAHELSKYKLSVAVVDKKKEEDLNGNESLSKSIIHGNYTTSQELFTDRFSYNSRVIFENISKYVDFQYNPIGSFLIGKNPKENEKILKIYETAQKSYHKDIKLLEKKEIFSLQEELKDQNVQSGIYCTGTGTCSPILLSNYLLQSSKSNGIHYFFNSKVLSIEKYSDFYEVSTTNSQYKDFLCKIIINCSGYQGNTISEMVSDPYYNINYSEHKFIAMEPLKTTSTNSIILEIPSSIEKRFYISSANDKLRLFTGRDNLVVKKSIAETFINVGDTSVFGLTYSPIIASRILNLLEETNLNFIKKDL; encoded by the coding sequence ATGATTTATGATGTTTTAATTATTGGAGCAGGAATCATTGGAAAAATGGTTGCCCATGAATTATCAAAGTACAAACTATCTGTTGCTGTAGTAGATAAGAAAAAAGAAGAGGATTTAAATGGAAATGAATCTCTCTCAAAAAGCATAATCCATGGTAACTATACAACTTCTCAAGAACTTTTCACAGACAGATTTTCTTACAATAGCAGAGTTATTTTCGAGAATATTTCAAAATATGTAGATTTTCAATACAACCCTATAGGATCTTTTTTAATTGGAAAAAATCCTAAAGAAAATGAAAAAATATTAAAAATTTATGAAACGGCACAAAAAAGTTATCATAAAGATATCAAACTTTTAGAAAAAAAAGAAATTTTCTCTCTTCAAGAGGAGTTGAAAGACCAAAATGTTCAGTCTGGTATATATTGTACAGGGACTGGAACATGCTCTCCAATTCTTTTATCTAACTATCTTTTACAATCTTCTAAATCTAACGGAATCCACTATTTTTTCAACAGTAAAGTTTTAAGTATTGAAAAATATTCTGATTTTTATGAAGTTTCCACAACTAATTCTCAATATAAAGATTTCCTATGTAAAATCATTATAAATTGTAGTGGCTATCAAGGAAATACTATTTCTGAAATGGTTTCAGATCCTTACTACAATATAAACTATAGCGAACATAAATTTATAGCTATGGAACCTTTAAAAACAACTTCAACAAATTCTATTATTCTTGAAATTCCATCTTCAATTGAAAAACGTTTTTATATTTCTTCAGCTAATGATAAACTTAGACTTTTTACAGGTCGAGATAATTTAGTAGTAAAAAAATCTATTGCAGAAACTTTTATAAATGTAGGAGATACATCTGTTTTTGGTTTAACATATTCTCCTATTATTGCTAGTCGTATTTTAAATCTTCTCGAAGAAACTAATTTAAACTTTATAAAAAAAGATTTATAA
- a CDS encoding purine-nucleoside phosphorylase gives MYNKVQETVEFLKNKVENRPKIAIILGSGLGDLVDFVENKKIIPYEEIPNFPVSTVKGHAGQLVFGQINGVEVLVMKGRFHYYEGYDMKVVTYPQYVFKAFGIEKMVVSNAAGGINKEFNPGTLMLITDHINSFGTNPLIGKNDEKFGPRFPDLSEAYNKGLIESAKKVANKLGIEYKEGVYAGVTGPSYETGAEIKMFSLVGASAVGMSTVPEVIVANYLGIKVLGISCITNMATGIATKPHSHEEVVHIAKVAGAQFCNWVAETISEIA, from the coding sequence ATGTATAATAAAGTACAAGAAACTGTAGAATTTTTAAAAAATAAAGTAGAAAATAGACCTAAGATTGCTATAATTTTAGGGTCAGGATTAGGAGATTTAGTTGATTTTGTTGAAAACAAAAAAATAATCCCATATGAAGAAATTCCTAATTTTCCAGTTTCAACTGTAAAAGGCCATGCTGGACAACTGGTTTTTGGACAGATTAACGGTGTGGAAGTATTAGTAATGAAAGGAAGATTCCATTACTACGAAGGATATGATATGAAAGTTGTAACTTATCCTCAATATGTATTTAAAGCTTTTGGAATTGAAAAAATGGTAGTAAGTAATGCAGCAGGAGGAATTAATAAGGAATTTAATCCTGGAACTTTAATGTTAATAACAGATCATATTAATTCATTTGGAACTAATCCTTTAATTGGAAAAAATGATGAGAAATTTGGACCAAGATTCCCAGATTTATCTGAAGCTTATAATAAAGGATTAATTGAAAGTGCTAAAAAAGTTGCAAATAAATTAGGAATAGAGTATAAAGAAGGGGTATATGCTGGTGTTACAGGACCTTCTTACGAAACTGGAGCAGAAATAAAAATGTTTTCATTAGTTGGAGCTTCAGCAGTTGGAATGTCAACAGTACCTGAAGTAATTGTAGCAAATTACTTAGGAATAAAAGTATTAGGAATATCATGTATAACAAATATGGCAACAGGAATTGCTACAAAACCTCATTCACATGAAGAAGTTGTTCATATAGCAAAAGTTGCTGGAGCACAATTCTGTAATTGGGTAGCTGAAACTATTTCAGAAATAGCATAA
- a CDS encoding HAD family hydrolase, giving the protein MIAAFFDIDGTIYRNSLLTEHFKKLIKYELLDIGEYESKVKETFKQWDERTGDYDKYLQELTETYVEAIKGLSLKYNEFISDQVMELKGNRVYRYTRDMIAWHKSQGHKVIFISGSPHFLVSRMANKWGADDYCGSIYHDKDGVLSGDISPMWDSGNKMKAINKFCEKYNIKLEDSYAYGDTNGDFSMLNLVGHPRAINPSGELLARIKETPELREKAEIYIERKDIVYKVSAEVETI; this is encoded by the coding sequence ATGATAGCAGCGTTTTTTGATATAGATGGAACTATATATAGAAACTCTCTTTTAACAGAGCATTTTAAGAAACTTATTAAATATGAGTTACTTGATATTGGAGAATATGAGTCAAAGGTTAAAGAAACTTTCAAACAATGGGATGAAAGAACAGGAGACTATGATAAGTATTTACAAGAATTAACTGAGACATATGTAGAGGCTATAAAAGGATTATCTTTAAAATATAATGAGTTTATTTCAGATCAAGTTATGGAACTTAAAGGAAATAGAGTTTATAGATATACTAGAGATATGATTGCATGGCATAAGAGCCAAGGGCATAAGGTTATATTTATATCTGGAAGTCCACACTTTTTAGTATCAAGAATGGCTAATAAGTGGGGAGCAGATGACTATTGTGGTTCAATATATCACGATAAAGATGGAGTTCTTTCTGGAGATATTTCTCCAATGTGGGATTCAGGGAATAAGATGAAAGCTATTAACAAATTTTGTGAAAAATATAATATAAAATTAGAAGATAGTTATGCTTATGGAGATACTAACGGAGACTTTAGTATGTTAAATTTAGTTGGTCATCCAAGAGCAATTAATCCATCTGGAGAATTATTAGCTAGAATAAAGGAAACTCCTGAACTTAGAGAAAAAGCAGAAATTTATATAGAAAGAAAAGATATTGTCTATAAAGTTAGTGCTGAAGTAGAAACTATATAA
- a CDS encoding MarC family protein, translating to MEAKDLILHIITNVLTMIGILNPFGNVPLFMSLTQHQKPEIRKKIYNTVVLAGFGIVTGFTLVGNFFMTYLYKIGMNELRVAGGFILIVVALRNLLGFTSSSKGGSNEELTQDEAVKFAVTPLTFPILVGPGTISTVMIIRKEAGFIVTLGAIAITFGIIKFLFSISNIIDRVFGEVVLFIISRVLQIFIMSVGVKLMVTGLKHLFFS from the coding sequence ATGGAAGCAAAAGACCTTATTCTTCACATTATAACAAATGTTTTAACAATGATTGGAATTCTAAATCCCTTTGGGAATGTTCCACTTTTTATGAGTTTAACACAACACCAAAAACCTGAAATTAGAAAAAAAATATATAATACAGTTGTATTAGCAGGTTTTGGAATAGTTACTGGATTTACTTTAGTTGGAAATTTTTTCATGACTTATCTTTATAAAATAGGAATGAATGAACTTCGTGTAGCTGGAGGATTTATTTTAATAGTTGTTGCCCTAAGAAACTTACTTGGATTTACAAGTAGTTCAAAAGGTGGAAGCAATGAAGAGCTAACACAAGATGAAGCAGTTAAATTTGCAGTTACTCCTCTAACATTCCCTATTTTAGTAGGTCCTGGAACTATTTCTACGGTTATGATTATTAGAAAAGAAGCTGGATTTATAGTTACCTTAGGTGCTATTGCAATTACCTTTGGTATTATTAAATTTTTATTCTCTATTTCTAATATAATTGATAGAGTATTTGGAGAAGTTGTATTATTTATAATCTCAAGAGTTTTACAAATTTTTATCATGTCCGTTGGTGTAAAATTAATGGTGACAGGTTTAAAACATTTATTCTTTAGTTAA
- a CDS encoding HdeD family acid-resistance protein: MIQGFDFFDLGNSLKKMWKYYLVIGIIFLLFGIFAIFKPEMFSLYIVAVLGWFFLFMGFGNIYYGINGKKNPAFHWGTVLFMGILEIISGIIVLLNPISSLYILTIYIGVFLIFRGASLTFAKNYSLINSENVHLHGLRSLTVINGILDMIFGVLAIIVPIFAEAVLVYTLAFYILFAGLLLLVFAFQIKEALNHQN, from the coding sequence ATGATACAGGGATTTGATTTTTTTGATTTAGGAAATTCACTAAAAAAAATGTGGAAATATTATTTAGTGATTGGGATTATATTTTTATTATTTGGCATTTTTGCAATTTTTAAACCTGAGATGTTTTCTTTATATATTGTGGCAGTTTTAGGTTGGTTCTTTTTATTTATGGGATTTGGAAATATATATTATGGTATAAATGGAAAGAAAAATCCAGCATTTCATTGGGGAACTGTGTTATTTATGGGAATATTAGAAATAATCTCTGGTATTATTGTTTTATTAAATCCAATTTCAAGTTTATATATTTTAACTATTTACATTGGAGTATTTTTAATATTTAGAGGGGCATCTTTAACTTTTGCTAAAAATTATTCTTTAATTAATAGTGAAAATGTTCATTTACATGGATTGAGATCTTTAACTGTTATAAATGGAATTTTAGATATGATATTTGGAGTTTTAGCTATTATTGTTCCTATATTCGCAGAGGCAGTTTTAGTTTATACTTTAGCATTTTATATTCTATTTGCAGGATTATTATTATTAGTGTTTGCTTTCCAAATTAAAGAAGCTTTAAATCATCAAAATTAA